One window of Camelina sativa cultivar DH55 chromosome 4, Cs, whole genome shotgun sequence genomic DNA carries:
- the LOC104781049 gene encoding histone-lysine N-methyltransferase 2C-like translates to MAFHVACPITCRKICFCVLGFSRNLHGKQVKDVFLNEIHSLQDFLRDPWGDEEVSADGGAVQIHVPKLAVFDTTGPRIAARGNDSAVEVVAAAASSDLVPAKRTVVLQKKAAVVDCAAANDASDDLEVTVKELIGEDHDHHSGSITCHMCYLVEVGKSEKAKMLSCKCCGNKYHRNCLKTWAQHRGIXNWNSWACPSCRICEGCGTLGDPKKFMFCKRCDAAYHCDCQQPRHKNVSSGPYLCPKHTKCYSCGSTVPGNGQSLRWFLGHTCCDACGRLFVKGNYCPVCLKVYRDSEATPMVCCDFCQRWVHCQCDGISEEKYMQFQVDGNLQYKCSTCRGECYQVKELDDAIQEIWKRKDIADKELIASLKASAGVVGQTGGASLISQPRSVERKVSEKAMVNGEEEKPLRVLRIKTSKPQDSDSEKFGKHTTELNTVKAKKLVISIGPRKTGVTNSTSCDVSKLSSKSNRKQEKLQTEEVLSQEQHRSLLGKNNDEKRGSRGEVATSKAEGGIIGRHSESRGDLNSGSHDSLQKDSRRLLKLKIKKHNPESQEGEAPSIVYERGKSGKGHRSKRKRASPPAEKSGFNEDEDASLSREDSLLDEMLDASWILKKLGKDAKGKKVQIHEASDNSWEKGVVSEVGGGGTSKLMVTLENGKVKTVELGKQGVRFVHQKQKRTRT, encoded by the exons ATGGCCTTTCACGTAGCTTGTCCAATTACATG CCGGAAAATTTGCTTCTGCGTGTTGGGTTTTTCTCGGAATCTTCATGGTAAACAAGTGAAAGATGTGTTTCTCAACGAGATCCATTCTCTTCAAGACTTCTTGCGAGACCCCTGGGGTGATGAGGAGGTTTCGGCGGACGGTGGTGCCGTTCAGATCCATGTCCCTAAGCTCGCTGTGTTTGATACTACTGGTCCTCGTATTGCGGCTAGAGGGAATGATTCGGCGGTTGaggttgttgctgctgctgcatcTTCGGATTTGGTGCCAGCTAAACGCACTGTTGTGTTGCAGAAGAAAGCAGCTGTTGTGGATTGTGCTGCTGCTAATGATGCTTCTGACGATTTAGAG GTTACTGTGAAAGAGCTTATTGGAGAAGATCATGATCATCACAGTGGAAGCATAACGTGTCACATGTGCTATTTGGTTGAAGTTGGGAAGAGTGAGAAAGCCAAGATGCTTTCTTGCAAATGTTGTGGCAACAAGTATCATAGAAACTGCTTGAAGACTTGGGCTCAACATAGAGGTATC NTTAATTGGAACTCTTGGGCTTGCCCCTCTTGCCGAATCTGTGAG GGCTGCGGGACTCTAGGGGATCCAAAGAAGTTTATGTTCTGCAAAAGATGTGATGCTGCATACCATTGTGATTGCCAACAGCCTCGGCACAAG AACGTTAGTTCTGGACCCTATTTGTGTCCTAAGCACACCAAATGTTACAGCTGTGGGTCTACAGTCCCTGGGAATGGCCAGAGCTTACg ATGGTTTTTGGGGCATACTTGTTGTGATGCTTGTGGAAGGTTGTTTGTTAAGGGAAATTATTGTCCTGTATGTTTGAAG GTTTACCGGGACTCGGAAGCAACACCAATGGTGTGTTGTGACTTTTGCCAGCGCTGGGTTCATTGCCAGTGTGATGGAATCAG CGAAGAGAAGTACATGCAGTTTCAAGTGGATGGAAATCTTCAATATAAATGTTCTACTTGCCGTGGGGAATGCTACCAG GTCAAGGAACTTGATGATGCTATACAGGAAATATGGAAGCGAAAAGATATTGCTGATAAAGAGCTAATTGCTAGCCTGAAAGCTAGTGCTGGGGTAGTTGGGCAAACTGGTGGTGCCTCTCTTATCAGTCAGCCTAGATCTGTGGAAAGAAAAGTTTCTGAGAAGGCTATGGTcaatggtgaagaagagaagccatTGAGAGTTCTCAGGATAAAGACTAGCAAGCCTCAAGATTCAGATAGTGAGAAATTTGGAAAACACACTACAGAGCTGAATACTGTGAAGGCGAAAAAATTGGTGATAAGTATAGGTCCTCGAAAGACGGGGGTTACAAACTCTACGAGCTGCGATGTATCAAAGCTTTCCTCCAAATCCAATA GAAAGCAAGAAAAATTGCAAACAGAAGAAGTGTTGTCCCAAGAACAGCATCGCAGTTTGTTGGGAAAGAATAATGACGAAAAGAGAGGGTCTCGAGGTGAAGTAGCCACTTCAAAGGCTGAGGGCGGAATCATAGGGAGACACTCAGAAAGCAGAGGAGATTTAAATAGTGGCTCGCATGATTCATTGCAGAAAGATTCAAGACGATTGTTGAAactgaaaataaagaaacataatcCGGAGAGCCAAGAAGGTGAAGCCCCTAGCATTGTCTATGAAAGAGGTAAATCTGGTAAAGGACATAGGTCTAAGAGGAAAAGAGCATCACCTCCAGCAGAAAAGTCAGGGttcaatgaagatgaagatgcaTCGCTGTCACGTGAAGACAGTTTGTTAGACGAAATGCTTGATGCTAGTTGGATTCTGAAGAAATTGGGGAAAGATGCGAAAGGGAAAAAGGTTCAAATACACGAGGCCTCGGATAATTCATG ggAGAAAGGAGTGGTGAGTGAAGTAGGAGGAGGAGGCACATCGAAGTTGATGGTGACGCTGGAGAATGGAAAAGTGAAGACGGTTGAGCTCGGGAAGCAAGGGGTTCGATTTGTTCATCAGAAACAAAAGAGGACAAGAACGTGA
- the LOC104781050 gene encoding uncharacterized protein LOC104781050, which yields MLQLFFTIAFSAAPLTLYIPPLRCLTVFVETMEEMGMEGRVYSRRLFPRARIAWSRLLDCFFSTSRPLAS from the coding sequence atgttacAGCTGTTTTTCACGATAGCGTTCTCGGCGGCGCCGTTAACTCTGTACATACCACCTTTAAGATGTTTGACGGTGTTCGTGGAGACGATGGAAGAGATGGGAATGGAAGGTAGGGTTTATAGCCGGAGACTCTTCCCTCGCGCTAGAATTGCTTGGTCTAGGCTTCTTGATTGCTTCTTCTCCACTTCTCGCCCTCTCGcttcttaa
- the LOC104781046 gene encoding DNA-directed RNA polymerases II, IV and V subunit 11, with product MNAPDRYERFVVPEGTRKVAYDRDTKIINAASFTIEREDHTIGNIVRMQLHRDENVLFAGYQLPHPLKYKIIVRIHTTSQSSPMQAYNQAINDLDKELDYLKNQFEAEVAKFSNQY from the exons ATGAATGCTCCTGACCGATACGAGAGATTCGTCGTTCCTGAAGGAACCAGGAA GGTTGCGTATGATAGGGACACGAAGATCATCAATGCTGCTTCCTTCACGATTGAGAGAGAAGACCATACCATTGGTAACATTGTCCGCAT gCAACTTCACCGTGACGAGAATGTCTTGTTCGCTGGATACCAGCTTCCCCATCCCCTTAAGTACAAGATTATAGTGAGG ATTCATACAACAAGCCAGTCTTCCCCGATGCAAGCGTACAACCAGGCCATCAATGATCTTGACAAGGAGCTCGACTATTTGAAGAACCAGTTTGAG GCAGAGGTAGCCAAGTTTTCAAATCAGTACTAA